The following nucleotide sequence is from Pseudomonas sp. RC10.
CAATGCCGACGGTTCGCGCTTCAGCGCGGGTGAGTTTGGGGTGTTGTATCTGGCAGACACTGTCGAAACCGCCGTCGCAGAAGTGCGGCATCACCAGCAGCAGTATTGGTCCCGAGTCAGCCAGCTCAACTACGAGCGTTTCGTATTCCGCAGCCTGTCCTGCCGTTTTCGGGAAGTCGGCAGCGTCGATGCCACCGTGCTTGCGTCGTCACATCCCATTTACGCCCCCGACGATTACAGCGCGTCTCGTGCCTTGGGTGCGGCCCTCAAACACAAGGGCGTGGCAGGGCTGCGTTATCACTCGGTGCGCTCGCCGGGCAATGTGTGTTGGGGGCTGCTCACGCCTCGGCATGTGGCCTCGATCCACCAAAGCGCGCATTACGAAATGATCTGGAACGGTCGGATTACCAGCGTGAGTCGCTTGTCCGGGGCGTGAACGAGCCACTGGCATGATCGCTGCTAGGAATTAAAGAGCTAATCAATTAATTTGTGGGCTCAGGTTTTCAGAGGCTTCAATGGGCCTCTCCCGACATCAAATTCGGCCGCTCAAGGTAACCCGCACCCATGCAGACAATCATTGGCCGTCGTGGCAAGGCCGCTTCTCCCGAAGGGAAGGTCAAGACCAGCAGAAAAGGGCCAGGACGCCCCGAAGGCGCTAGCAATCTGCGCGATGTGATTCTGGACGCCGCCGAGGAGCTGTTCGCCAACCTGGGCTACGCCGGCACCACCATGCGCGAAGTGTCCCAACACGCCAACGTCACCCAGGCGTTGATCAGCTATTACTTCGGTTCCAAATACGGCCTGTTCGAAGAAGTGTTCCTGCGACGCGGCAGCGCGATCTCCGATGAGCGCCTGAAAAACCTCGACACGCTACAAGCCCAGGGCCAGGTACCGGGGGCGCGGGCGATTGTCGAGGCGTTCCTGTTGCCGACCGTAGTGTTGAGGACTTCCGTCCAGGGGCGCCATTTCCTTCGTTTACAGGCGCGCCTTCACACTGAGCCGCCTAATATTTCCTACGCGTTGCGGGACAAAGCCTATGGCACGTCCACGCAACGTTACGTTGATGCCTTGAAAGACGCCGTGCCGGGGTTGAGCGATCTGGACGCCAACTGGCGCATCACCTTGATGGTGGGCACCTACTTATATGCGTTCTCCGACAGCCATCGCATGGAAGAGCGGCTGCCGGACGGGCAATACAACCCCGAAGACTGGCAATCGCTGATTCAGCAGGTCACCAGTTTCGTGGTGGGCGGGATGTCGGCGTAACGGGTAACACGTGGGTAAAACGGCACCAGATTGGGGAGCGGCTCCCCAAACGGGTGCGAGACGTAACGGCGACGAATCGACGGCTTAAATAGAAAATCCATAAAAATCAGTTGGTTGTCGCATTTTTTTGCAATTGGCACAGCTTCTGCTATCTATTAATTAAAAGGTTGATTAATTAATTACAGCTTTTGAGTGGTTACACCCAGAAAAGCAAAGGAGTCGTGATGAACCTGATTGCCGTTTCCTCTCATCAACCGGTCACCGCCGCAGACGGGTGCCAGGACCCGGTCCTGCTCAATGACTGGCACGTCGTGGGCTACAGCACCGATTTTGTCGAAGGCACGATCTATCCCGTGCGCTTGCTGGAGCGCGAGCTGATTGTCTGGCGCAGCGCCGACAACCAGATTCACGTCTGGGAAGACCTGTGCATCCACCGTGGCGCGCGTCTGTCCAAAGGCTGGATCAAGAACGACTCCGTGGTATGCCCGTACCACGGCTGGGAATACAACGGCAGCGGCGCCTGCACCTTGATGCCTGCCGCGCCGGACGAAAAACCGATGAAGAAAGCCCGCGCCTTTCCGTACCCGGCGGTGGAGCGTTACGGTTTTGTCTGGACCTGTCTGGGCGAACCCGCTTCGGACATTCCGGTGTTCCCGGAGTGGGACAACGACGTGTTCATGAAGGTGCACAGCGGCCCGTACCCTTACGCCGCCAACGGTTTCCGTGCGGTAGAGAACTTCATCGACGCGTCGCACTTTCCGTTCGTGCACGCCGGCCTCAATGGCGTGATGGACAAACCCGATCGTCTGGAGCCGTACACCGTGGAGGAGGTCGACACCGGCCTGCGTTCTTCCGAAGTGCGTGTGTTCCAGCCATGGGGCGATGCGCGGGGCAAGCCGCTGGTGGCGTTCTACACCTACCACGCGTTCCGTCCGCTGGTGGGTTACTTCTCCAAACGCACCCAGGACTCCGACGCCGAAGGCAATGTCATCAGCGATAAGTCCGACACCTTCGCGACACTGTTCACCGTGCAGCCGCTGGATGCGGTGAATTGCATCGTGCGGGTGTGCGCCGCCATGGACGTCAACCCGCGACCGGATGCCGACGCCGTGCGCGCCCGCGCCGACGTGGTGTTTGGCCAGGACCGCGACATCGTCGAAACCCAGCGTCCGGAGCGCATCCCCACCGAGCTGCGTTACGAACTGCACCACCGCACCGACCTCATGGGCCAGCGCTACCGCACCTGGTTGCGCAACAAGGGCATCCAATATGGCGTTATCTGACGGCTTGTTGAGCGTGCGTCTGCGCGCCATCGAATACGGCGCGCCGGGCATCAACCTTTACACCTTCGAATCCCTCGACGGGCAACCGCTGCCGCCGTACGAGCCGGGTGCTCACGTGGACGTGGCGATGGCCCCGGACCTGCTGCGCCAGTATTCCTTGCTGTGGCCGGCAACCGAGCCAAGCCAGTACCGGATCGCGGTGCAACTGGCTGAGGTGGGGAAGGGCGGTTCGCGCAAGCTGCATTTCGAATCGGTGGTGGGCGCGACGTACGAGGTGTCGGCGCCGCGCAATCACTTCCCGCTGATGCCCAGCGACGAAGCGTTTCACCTGTTTGCGGGCGGCATCGGCATCACGCCGATCATCTCGATGTACCGGCAGTTAAAGGCCAGCGGGCGCACGGTGTTTCTGTATTACTGGGCGGCCAGCGCGCAGCACATGCTGTTCCATGAAGCGTTGTGTCACGAGAGGGACGGCGTGCAGCTGTTTCACACCCGTTGCGGCGGGGCTGCGCCACCTCGGCTGAAGGACGTGATCGCGACCTTGCCCCAGAGCGCCCAGCTGTATTGCTGCGGGCCGCAGGGCATGGTCGACGAGTTTGACCAACTGACGCTGGACCGACCGGAAGCCAACACCCATCGCGAGCGTTTCAGCGCGACGACGGATGCGCTGCAACCCGGCGACAGTTTCCGGGTACGCCTGCAACGCTCGGGGCTGACGCTGACCGTACCCGCCGAGCTGAGCCTGTTGCAGGTTTGCGAAGCGGCCGGGGTGGATGTGGCGTACTCCTGCGAAGAAGGGGTGTGCGGCGCCTGTGAAGTCAAGGTGCTTGGCGGACACGTTGAACACCGCGACACGGTGCTGACCCCCAAGCAGCGGGAGCGCAGCGCAAGCATGATGATTTGCTGCTCGCGCGGCGTTGGCGACAGCCTGGTACTTGACCTGTAGCGCTGGAATGCCCGGCGATTTTTTCGCCGGTTAATTAATTGGTTGATCAATTATTACAAGAGGCCAGCGCGAAACACCCTCGCGCTGCAGGAGGAACACCCGTGGACAGAGCATTGCGAGTCGGCATCATCGGCGCCGGTATCGGCGGCGTCACCTTGGCCCGAGCCCTCGAACAGCGTGGCATCGAAGCGCGGATTTTCGAGCGCGCGCCGATGTTTGGCGAAGTCGGCGCGGGCGTGCAGATGACCCCCAACGCGGTCAAGGTGCTGAGTGAACTGGGGCTGGACAATCAACTGAAAACGATCGGTTTTCTGCCCGACGCGATGGTCGGCCGCAACTGGAAAACCGCCCGCGAACTGTTTCGCACGCCGCTTAAAGAATCCTGCCCGGCGCTGTACGGCGCGCCGTTCTATCACGTGCACCGGGCCGATCTTCATGCCGCGCTGGCGAGCGACATCAAGCCGGGGCAAGCCACCTTCGGCGCCCACTGTGTCGGTTTGCAGCAACTGGGTAACACCGCTGTGGCGAAATTCGCCGACGGGTTGGAGTTCGAGGCGGACTTGATCGTCGGCGCCGATGGCGTGCGTTCGGTGATTCGCGAGCAGTTGTGGGGCGAAGAGGCCGCGAACTACACCGGCCACATGTGCTGGCGCGCGCTGGTCAACGTCGATAAACACCCGCTGCCGTTTGTCAGCCCGGATTCCAGCTTCTGGATGGGGCCCAAAGGCCACGTCGTGACGTACTACGTGAAAGGCGGGTCGATGGTGAACATCGTCGCCGTGAACGAAAACCCGTCGTGGGTCGAGGAATCGTGGAACGCCAAGAGCACGCAGCAGGAATTGCTCGCCGGGTTCGAAGGCTGGCACCCGAACTTGATCGAGCTGTTCAAGCGCACCGACCCCGACGCGATCTTCAAATGGGGCCTGTTCGACCGCGATCCGATAAAGACCTGGTCCAAGGGCAACGCCACGCTGTTGGGCGACGCCGCGCACCCGATGCTGCCGTTTCTGTCCCAAGGCGCGGCGATGGCCATCGAAGACGGTTACGTGCTGGCCCAGTCCCTGGCGTATCACGGCCCGCGCCAATTGCAGCAGGCCCTGCGCGCCTACGAACTGGAACGCCTGCCGCGCACCAGTCGGGTTCAACTGGAAGCACGGGAGCGCGGGCGCACCTATCACTTGCCGTCGGCGTGGTCGCAGCTCAAGCGCGACATGGCCTACCGCTGGCGTCAGTTGCTTAACCCGAATGCCGTGGGGATTCAGGCCAACTGGGTCTACGAATACGACGCCCGGGACTGCGAAACCCGTTTCCCACTGGCGCAGAAAATCCCCGCCTGATTGCAGTCGCGCAGCCAACGATTGCAGATCGGACAGAACGATAACGGAAGGGGTCATGCCATGAGTCATCTTCGCTACGGCGGCCACGTGCACGCCAACGGGATTCGCCAGCATTATTTGCGTTACGGGCCGCCGGAGGGTGCAGCCGAGGGGCTGGACCCGGTGATCATCGTGCCGGGCATCACCAGCCCGGCGGTCACCTGGGGCTTTGTCGCCGAACGCTTCGCCAGCCGCTTCGACACGTATGTGCTGGACGTGCGTGGGCGCGGGCTTTCGGAATCCGGTGACGCGCTGGATTACAGCCTCGACGCCCAAGCGGCGGATCTGGTCGCGTTCGCCGACGCGCTGGGCTTCAAGCGTTACAGCGTGGTCGGTCACTCGATGGGTGCGCGAATCGCCTTGAGGGCCAAGGCGTCCGGCGCCGATGGCATGACCCGGATGGTGCTGGTGGACCCGCCTGTTTCCGGGCCGGGGCGTCGGCCTTATCCGGCACAGCTGCCGTGGTACATCGATTCAATTCGCCAGGCCAAGGTCGGCATGAGCGCCGCCGACATGCGCGCCTTTTGCCCCACCTGGACCGAGGCTCAATTGGCCTTGCGTGCTCAGTGGCTGCACACCTGTGACGAGCGGGCGATCCTCGCCAGTTTCAATGGCTTTCACAAAGACGCGGTGGTGGAAAATATCGCCGCCATTGATTGCCCGGCGTTGCTGGTCACGGCGGCGCGGGGTGAGGTGGTCAAGGACGAGGACGTCGCCGAATGCCAGGCGCTGTTGCCAACGCTGGCCCATGTGCGCGTCGCCGATGCCGGTCACATGATTCCCTGGGACAACGAGGAAGGTTTCTACGCCGCGCTGGGGGATTTTCTTGGCGCGGCATTGAGCGAGGAGGGCGCACGTCATGGCCGTCAGTGATTTCACCATGATCGAGGCCTGGACCCAGGTGTTGCGCCTCTCGAAGTTGCAAGCGGGCCAGGCCGTGACGATCCTCACGGGCGCCGACACCCACCCGCAAACCTTGCGCACCGCACAGATCGCCTGCCAGTCGCTGGGCGCGGTGATCAGCCGTCTCGACCTGGCCCCGGTCAATGGCGAACGCTCCCTAAGCCGCGACCCGCTGGCCTATCTCGGCACCACGCCGTTGACCGGCAACAAGCCAGCGATGGCCGCCCTGAAAGCCAGCGACCTGGTGCTGGACCTGATGACGTTGCTGTTCTCTCCCGAGCAGCACGACATTCTCGCTGGCGGCACGAAGATCCTGCTGGCGGTCGAGCCGCCGGAAATTCTTGCGCGCATGGTGCCGACCGAAGCGGATCGCACGCGGGTCATGGCCGCTGCGGCAAAGATCAAGCAGGCCAGCCGGATGACCGTCACGTCGCCTGCCGGAACGTCACTGTCCTGTCCGCTGGGCGAGTTTCCGGCGATCAGCGAATACGGCTTCGTCGATGCACCGGGGCGCTGGGATCACTGGCCGAGCGGCTTCGTGCTGACCTGGCCCAATGAATTGCAGGCCAGCGGCACCATCGTCATCGACCGGGGCGACATCCTCTTGCCGCACAAAAGTTATGTGCAGAACCCCATCGTGCTGACCGTCGAGGCTGGCTACGCCACGGGCATCGAAGGCGGCGTCGACGCGGCATTGCTGCGCGATTACATGGAAAGCTTCGCCGACCCGGAGGCCTACGCCATTTCTCACATCGGCTGGGGGCTGCAACCCCGGGCGCGCTGGTCAACGCTGGGGCTGCTGGATCGCGAGGCGCACATCGGCATGGACGCGCGGGCGTATGAAGGCAATTTCCTGTTTTCACTCGGGCCGAACAACGAAGCGGGCGGGTCGCGGACGACGGCGTGTCACATCGACATTCCCCTGCGCGGCTGCACGGTTTCACTGGATGACCGGGTGGTGGTCGAGGCAGGCAAGGTGATCAACGAGGAGCCGCTGTGATGAGCAACGATCTAGAAAGCTACCAACGTCAGGGCTTCGGTGCCGATATGGCATTGCCCGCGCCTTACGCGTTGCTGATCGTCGATCTGGTGGAAGGCTTTGCCGACCCCGAGATTTTTGGCGGCGGCAACATCCCCCAGGCCATCGCGCAGACCGAACAGTTGCTGGCCCACGCACGGGCACAGGACTGGCCGGTTGCCCATTCGCGGATCGTCTTCGCCGACGACGGGGCGGACGCCAACGTGTTCTCGCTCAAAGTGCCGTCGATGCTGACGCTGACCGAACACGCACCCCGCAGCGCCATTGTGGCGCAGCTGACCCCCGTGGCAGGCGAGTTGGTGGTGCGCAAAACCCTGCCGTCGGCATTCTTCGGCACCGATCTCGCCGCATGGCTGACGTTCAGGGGCGTGCGCACGCTGTTGGTGGCCGGCGCGGTCACCAGTGGGTGCGTGCGGGCGAGTGTGCTCGACGCGCTGAACCACGGATTCCGGCCCCTGGTGGTCAGTGATTGCGTGGGCGATCGGGCCATCGGGCCCCATGACGCCAACCTGTTCGACCTGGCGCAGAAGTACGCCGTGGTCAAGCCGATGACCGAAGCGCTGGCGCTGCTGGACGACGCCTGACCCTACAACAAGCCAATCTGGCACACGCGTTGCTATTTAATTAACTGCCCGTTTAATAACGGTGGTCCGAGCCTGGAACGCCCTAATGCTGTGCAAGCCTTTCACCTGATCAGCTTGGAGAACACCATGAACATGCGTGCACGTTTCACAAAATCGAACCTGTTGGCGGGCGTGATCGCCTTGATCGTCAGCGGCGCCGCCTGGTCGGCGGACACCATCAAGATCGGCGACATCAACAGCTACAAATCCCAGCCAGTGTTCACCGATGGCTACAAGAAGGGCATGGAACTGGCCGTTGAACAGATCAACGCGGCAGGGGGTGTCAACGGCAAGAAACTGGAGCTGATCACCCGCGACGACAATGCCAACCCTGGCGACGCGATCCGTCAGGCCGAAGACCTGATCAACCGCGAGCATGTCGATGTGCTGGCCGGTGCGTTCTACGCCCACATCGGCACCGCGCTGTCGGACTACGCCAAGCAGAAAAAACGTTTCGTGCTGATCACCGAAGCCCTCAGCGACAACATCGTCTGGAGCGCGGGCAACCGCTACACGTATCGCCTCGACGCCTCGACTTACATGCTGACCTCGGCGCTGGTGGACGAAGCCGTCAAGCTGCACAAGAAACGCTGGGCGCTGGTGTACCCCAACTACGAGTTCGGCACTGCGGCCGCCAGCGCGTTCAAGACCTTGCTCAAGGCGCGTCAACCCGATGTGGAATTCGTGACCGAGCAGGCCCCGCCGTTCGGTAAAGTCGATGCGGGCAGCGTGGTGCAGGCGCTGGTGGACTCGAAACCGGATGCGCTGTTCAACGCATTGTTCGGGGCTGACCTGGCGAAGTTCATTCGCGAA
It contains:
- a CDS encoding TetR/AcrR family transcriptional regulator, which encodes MQTIIGRRGKAASPEGKVKTSRKGPGRPEGASNLRDVILDAAEELFANLGYAGTTMREVSQHANVTQALISYYFGSKYGLFEEVFLRRGSAISDERLKNLDTLQAQGQVPGARAIVEAFLLPTVVLRTSVQGRHFLRLQARLHTEPPNISYALRDKAYGTSTQRYVDALKDAVPGLSDLDANWRITLMVGTYLYAFSDSHRMEERLPDGQYNPEDWQSLIQQVTSFVVGGMSA
- a CDS encoding alpha/beta hydrolase, with translation MSHLRYGGHVHANGIRQHYLRYGPPEGAAEGLDPVIIVPGITSPAVTWGFVAERFASRFDTYVLDVRGRGLSESGDALDYSLDAQAADLVAFADALGFKRYSVVGHSMGARIALRAKASGADGMTRMVLVDPPVSGPGRRPYPAQLPWYIDSIRQAKVGMSAADMRAFCPTWTEAQLALRAQWLHTCDERAILASFNGFHKDAVVENIAAIDCPALLVTAARGEVVKDEDVAECQALLPTLAHVRVADAGHMIPWDNEEGFYAALGDFLGAALSEEGARHGRQ
- a CDS encoding FAD-dependent monooxygenase: MDRALRVGIIGAGIGGVTLARALEQRGIEARIFERAPMFGEVGAGVQMTPNAVKVLSELGLDNQLKTIGFLPDAMVGRNWKTARELFRTPLKESCPALYGAPFYHVHRADLHAALASDIKPGQATFGAHCVGLQQLGNTAVAKFADGLEFEADLIVGADGVRSVIREQLWGEEAANYTGHMCWRALVNVDKHPLPFVSPDSSFWMGPKGHVVTYYVKGGSMVNIVAVNENPSWVEESWNAKSTQQELLAGFEGWHPNLIELFKRTDPDAIFKWGLFDRDPIKTWSKGNATLLGDAAHPMLPFLSQGAAMAIEDGYVLAQSLAYHGPRQLQQALRAYELERLPRTSRVQLEARERGRTYHLPSAWSQLKRDMAYRWRQLLNPNAVGIQANWVYEYDARDCETRFPLAQKIPA
- a CDS encoding PDR/VanB family oxidoreductase, translating into MALSDGLLSVRLRAIEYGAPGINLYTFESLDGQPLPPYEPGAHVDVAMAPDLLRQYSLLWPATEPSQYRIAVQLAEVGKGGSRKLHFESVVGATYEVSAPRNHFPLMPSDEAFHLFAGGIGITPIISMYRQLKASGRTVFLYYWAASAQHMLFHEALCHERDGVQLFHTRCGGAAPPRLKDVIATLPQSAQLYCCGPQGMVDEFDQLTLDRPEANTHRERFSATTDALQPGDSFRVRLQRSGLTLTVPAELSLLQVCEAAGVDVAYSCEEGVCGACEVKVLGGHVEHRDTVLTPKQRERSASMMICCSRGVGDSLVLDL
- a CDS encoding isochorismatase family protein encodes the protein MSNDLESYQRQGFGADMALPAPYALLIVDLVEGFADPEIFGGGNIPQAIAQTEQLLAHARAQDWPVAHSRIVFADDGADANVFSLKVPSMLTLTEHAPRSAIVAQLTPVAGELVVRKTLPSAFFGTDLAAWLTFRGVRTLLVAGAVTSGCVRASVLDALNHGFRPLVVSDCVGDRAIGPHDANLFDLAQKYAVVKPMTEALALLDDA
- a CDS encoding aromatic ring-hydroxylating dioxygenase subunit alpha codes for the protein MNLIAVSSHQPVTAADGCQDPVLLNDWHVVGYSTDFVEGTIYPVRLLERELIVWRSADNQIHVWEDLCIHRGARLSKGWIKNDSVVCPYHGWEYNGSGACTLMPAAPDEKPMKKARAFPYPAVERYGFVWTCLGEPASDIPVFPEWDNDVFMKVHSGPYPYAANGFRAVENFIDASHFPFVHAGLNGVMDKPDRLEPYTVEEVDTGLRSSEVRVFQPWGDARGKPLVAFYTYHAFRPLVGYFSKRTQDSDAEGNVISDKSDTFATLFTVQPLDAVNCIVRVCAAMDVNPRPDADAVRARADVVFGQDRDIVETQRPERIPTELRYELHHRTDLMGQRYRTWLRNKGIQYGVI
- a CDS encoding 2,5-dihydroxypyridine 5,6-dioxygenase — its product is MAVSDFTMIEAWTQVLRLSKLQAGQAVTILTGADTHPQTLRTAQIACQSLGAVISRLDLAPVNGERSLSRDPLAYLGTTPLTGNKPAMAALKASDLVLDLMTLLFSPEQHDILAGGTKILLAVEPPEILARMVPTEADRTRVMAAAAKIKQASRMTVTSPAGTSLSCPLGEFPAISEYGFVDAPGRWDHWPSGFVLTWPNELQASGTIVIDRGDILLPHKSYVQNPIVLTVEAGYATGIEGGVDAALLRDYMESFADPEAYAISHIGWGLQPRARWSTLGLLDREAHIGMDARAYEGNFLFSLGPNNEAGGSRTTACHIDIPLRGCTVSLDDRVVVEAGKVINEEPL
- a CDS encoding RES family NAD+ phosphorylase — its product is MVNPDDLPVLPDEKRLAHRLVNSKYPPIDLFNDVADAEEFDTLFQFQAMTNPRLLNEVGRLELIPRQDIPFGIPGCSYATAPFTHVNADGSRFSAGEFGVLYLADTVETAVAEVRHHQQQYWSRVSQLNYERFVFRSLSCRFREVGSVDATVLASSHPIYAPDDYSASRALGAALKHKGVAGLRYHSVRSPGNVCWGLLTPRHVASIHQSAHYEMIWNGRITSVSRLSGA
- a CDS encoding ABC transporter substrate-binding protein; translated protein: MNMRARFTKSNLLAGVIALIVSGAAWSADTIKIGDINSYKSQPVFTDGYKKGMELAVEQINAAGGVNGKKLELITRDDNANPGDAIRQAEDLINREHVDVLAGAFYAHIGTALSDYAKQKKRFVLITEALSDNIVWSAGNRYTYRLDASTYMLTSALVDEAVKLHKKRWALVYPNYEFGTAAASAFKTLLKARQPDVEFVTEQAPPFGKVDAGSVVQALVDSKPDALFNALFGADLAKFIREGTTRSFFGEQLPVLSIITGQPEYLEPLKDEIPPNWTVTGYPWYSIDTPAHKAFVAAYHAKYGTENLRFGSDIGYSAIQSIAAGIKAAGGKTDSESLVDAFSGLKVNTPDGPLEYRKIDHQATWGLYVGKLAVKDGAGVMVDYTFKPGDTLLPSDDDVRKLRPAE